In Aspergillus chevalieri M1 DNA, chromosome 7, nearly complete sequence, the sequence AATCCTCCCTGCCGTCGCTACTCGGCTGCTCCGACCCCTTCCTCGCGTCTCAATCTGCCTATCGACTACAAATCGACACCGCTGCTACATCACACGGCTTCATCTGTTCCTCGCGCATATGGACTCCCTGAGTCGGCAACTTCGAAATCGTTGAACCTTTATCAGGCAATCAACTCCGCTCTGCGAACCGCTCTCTCCACGTCAGATAAGGTGCTGCTCTTCGGGGAAGATGTAGCGTTTGGTGGTGTCTTTCGATGCTCTATGGATCTGCAGACCGAGTTTGGATCGGAGAGAGTCTTCAATACACCGTTGACAGAGCAGGGAATTGTGGGGTTTGCAATTGGAGCGGCAGCGGAGGGTATGAAACCCATTGCAGAGATCCAATTCGCCGATTACGTCTTTCCGGCTTTCGACCAGATAGTCAATGAAGCGGCCAAGTTCCGGTATAGAGAAGGCGGGACAGGTGGGAATGCCGGAGGGATGGTTGTGAGGATGCCATGTGGTGCGGTTGGACATGGTGCTCTGTAGGTGCCCAAGATGAATTGACAATGCTGGTCGACTAATTTGAATAGATATCACACACAGTCACCCGAAGCCCTCTTTGCCCATGTCCCTGGCGTTCAAGTGGTTATGCCCCGGTCTCCCGCCCAAGCCAAAGGCCTGCTCCTTTCCTCCATCTTCCAACACAATAACCCTGTTATCTTCATGGAACCGAAAATCCTCTACCGCGCTGCCGTTGAACACGTCCCGAACGAATACTACACGATTCCTCTAAGTAAAGCAGAGGTTCTCAAGCCTGGAACCAATGTGACTGTCATTTCATACGGCCAGCCCCTCTACCTCTGCTCTGCTGCCATTACCGCAATCGAAAAATCCATGCCGGGAGTGAGTATCGAGCTTATAGATCTACGCACAATCTACCCATGGGATCGTCCAACAGTCCTCGAAAGTGTGAAGAAGACGGGTCGGGCTATTGTTGTGCACGAGAGCATGATAAATTACGGTGTTGGCGCTGAGGTCGCGGCTACGATCCAGGATGGGGCGTTCCTTCGTTTAGAAGCGCCGGTCAAGCGGGTTGCTGGATGGAGTACGCACACAGGGCTGCAGTATGAGAAGTTCATTATGCCCGACGTTGCCAGTAAGTATTCTGACGTTAGCTCTTTTGATTATGCTGACAAGCGACAGGGATATATGATGCCATTAAGCAGACTCTCGAATACTGAATTGTCCGCAAGCTACGCCAGGAATAATGAAGCATAGACAGTAGAGCGTTGCATTTGTATGTATAATCATGTTTCCATATCTTCAATACCATATTATGaatcctcctcaaccaagTACCTATTGGGCATAGCACTGAGCAGCATTCCACCGCCTATTTATTGGACGTTGCATTCCTGAGATACAGATCTTTATGCCACCTTTGATAGGAATGGGGATTGTTTTGGAATTGCCATTTATGGTAAAGCATTGGAATGTAAGAAATGTATGCACACTTTTCTGCAACAGTGCTGGACGCATTAGACAGCCTGTCAGGTACACCGACGTTATATTCCGGTAAAGGTTTTGTGAAATACATGAGACAAAGCGAATTGCATCTCCAGGTCAGTATGGGTGCTGAATGCCATGATAAAAGCTAACCATTATGACCGGCAGCAGACGACGACCAAGTGAGGACACAATGTATGAGCTTCTTTCAGAGAAACAAGGTGGATCAGGCGGATCAATCCTTCCCACCAGGTCCATCAAACGATGGGTCATCGCAACATTTGTTTTGATCGTGATCTCCCTAATTGAAATTTGCGTGATCGTAAAACTCGCCTCCCAAGACCCGCCCAAAGGCTTCGAAAATGGCTTTGCGACTGAGCTGCCCGAAGCAAAGGACGCCATTTCGGTCGAGCAAGTCCGTTTCACAAGCCCTCTCAGAGTCGACGAGAATGGCACCCTACACCAGGTGAATGATCCCAGCGAGCGACGCTACACGGGGAACTCCTCCGAGGTTGACCAGGCGTGGGAGGACCTGGTTTTTGGACGATATCTTCGACTGCGCGAGTCCGAGGTGAACTGGCTTGACAGTGATGAGGAAAGCGATAACCTTGAGGTAATCCCTGAAGATGTATCAGTCATAACCAAGGCGGGAATGTACGGAGGTGTCGACATGCTGTACTCATTGCATTGTCTGAACATGTTGCGGAAGCACCTACACAGCGATCACAAAAACATGCAATACTTTTCGGACGAAGAAGACAGTATGCATCTAGGTAAGTCATCCATCATGGCTTTGTCGAGCCATACTGATGATTCAGACCACTGCATCGACCAGCTGCGTCAATCTATTATGTGTGCCGGAGACCTTACGCCAGTGACACTACGGCATGTCTGGATGGAAAATCCTCGTCGCTCGGTCCTCCTTGGTGAGACTGAGCGCATGCATACATGCCGGAACTTCGATGCTATCCGAGACTGGGCAACGGAGCGGGGGGTTAAGGAGGGGAGAATCGAGGCATAGTGAACCCGTCAAGCTTTGTATGTGCATTTTGGATTTCTACAGGGATACCACCGTGGTTTATCTGTAGCTATGAGAGGACGTATAAACGCACCGATGATGTATTTCGATGCTGCCTTTGTACTATCTACTATTGTACAGTCAGGACCTCGATAATGGATTAACTGAGGGTTGTCATAATCCAGACAGTCTCTTGCAGACCTATAACTGCATCGGCGGTTACATTGAGTTCCATTCACTTCTTAACCTACCTTTATTGGAATCAGAGCCTGACATGCTAGAAATTCGCTCCTATATCTGTCGTTCGAATCGAAAAGTTGTGCTTTTTCATTCTTCCGCTGACTAGCGCAGCCCACAACCATCGTCTTTCTGTATCTCTGGTCTACGTCAAATAGTATACTAATAGGGGAGTCAGTTTCATCGTGGCAATGCCTTGATTTTTTCTAAATTCGAAAGGTCGTCTCAATGGCCGCTCCTCAGCGAACCAAAACCTGCCAGTGTAAAAGGCACACGGCAGATAACAGAGGCGGTTTTATGCCCTCTCAATCTCGATGATTACAGCTTTGTGGGCTGGTTTCTGCAAAGAGTAGATGGCAATTCGTTGTCCGCCTGAATCCCCTGATAGGAGCCACATTACGGAAGGACCCTGAGAAGTTGGGTGTGGTAAACCTACAC encodes:
- a CDS encoding uncharacterized protein (COG:C;~EggNog:ENOG410PJGZ;~InterPro:IPR029061,IPR033248,IPR009014,IPR005475;~PFAM:PF02779,PF02780;~go_function: GO:0003824 - catalytic activity [Evidence IEA]), which produces MIPRSSLQRLLRNPPCRRYSAAPTPSSRLNLPIDYKSTPLLHHTASSVPRAYGLPESATSKSLNLYQAINSALRTALSTSDKVLLFGEDVAFGGVFRCSMDLQTEFGSERVFNTPLTEQGIVGFAIGAAAEGMKPIAEIQFADYVFPAFDQIVNEAAKFRYREGGTGGNAGGMVVRMPCGAVGHGALYHTQSPEALFAHVPGVQVVMPRSPAQAKGLLLSSIFQHNNPVIFMEPKILYRAAVEHVPNEYYTIPLSKAEVLKPGTNVTVISYGQPLYLCSAAITAIEKSMPGVSIELIDLRTIYPWDRPTVLESVKKTGRAIVVHESMINYGVGAEVAATIQDGAFLRLEAPVKRVAGWSTHTGLQYEKFIMPDVARIYDAIKQTLEY
- a CDS encoding oxidase ustYa family protein (COG:S;~EggNog:ENOG410PSZ8;~InterPro:IPR021765;~PFAM:PF11807;~TransMembrane:1 (i37-59o);~go_process: GO:0043386 - mycotoxin biosynthetic process [Evidence IEA]); the protein is MTGSRRRPSEDTMYELLSEKQGGSGGSILPTRSIKRWVIATFVLIVISLIEICVIVKLASQDPPKGFENGFATELPEAKDAISVEQVRFTSPLRVDENGTLHQVNDPSERRYTGNSSEVDQAWEDLVFGRYLRLRESEVNWLDSDEESDNLEVIPEDVSVITKAGMYGGVDMLYSLHCLNMLRKHLHSDHKNMQYFSDEEDSMHLDHCIDQLRQSIMCAGDLTPVTLRHVWMENPRRSVLLGETERMHTCRNFDAIRDWATERGVKEGRIEA